The following coding sequences are from one Ancylobacter sp. TS-1 window:
- a CDS encoding aldo/keto reductase: MELRRLGRSDILVPPLCLGGNVFGWTADEATSFRLLDGLFDAGFTFIDTADVYSRWVSGHEGGESEAIIGRWMKARGNRDKLVIATKVGGDMGLGRVCLKPDYIVQAVEASLARLQTDRIDLYQSHWDDPDTPFEEVLGAYDGLIRAGKVRLIGASNLSVPRLFEALAVAAREKLPRYETLQPEYNLCARAGYEAELEPICQANGLGVITYFGLAGGFLTGKYRTPAGAQKSVRGRGLVNKYLNPKGLGILAALDEVAAARGATPTQVALAWVMARPSVTAPIASASRLEQLGELIASAALHLTAGDIARLDQASAWKE; the protein is encoded by the coding sequence ATGGAACTGCGCCGCCTCGGACGCTCCGACATTCTGGTTCCGCCGCTGTGCCTCGGCGGCAATGTGTTCGGCTGGACCGCCGACGAAGCCACCTCGTTCCGCCTGCTGGACGGGCTGTTCGACGCCGGCTTCACCTTCATCGACACCGCCGACGTCTATTCGCGCTGGGTGAGCGGCCATGAGGGCGGCGAGTCCGAGGCCATCATCGGCCGGTGGATGAAGGCGCGCGGCAACCGCGACAAACTCGTCATCGCCACCAAGGTCGGCGGCGATATGGGGCTGGGCAGGGTCTGTCTGAAGCCGGACTACATCGTGCAGGCGGTCGAGGCGTCGCTGGCGCGGCTGCAGACCGACCGTATCGACCTCTACCAGTCGCACTGGGACGACCCGGACACCCCGTTCGAGGAGGTGCTCGGCGCCTATGACGGGCTGATCCGCGCCGGAAAGGTGCGGCTCATCGGCGCCTCGAACCTGTCCGTCCCCCGGCTTTTCGAGGCGCTCGCCGTCGCCGCGCGCGAGAAGCTGCCGCGCTACGAGACGCTGCAGCCGGAATATAATCTGTGCGCACGCGCCGGTTACGAGGCGGAACTGGAGCCGATCTGCCAGGCCAACGGGCTTGGCGTCATCACCTATTTCGGGCTCGCCGGCGGCTTCCTGACCGGCAAGTACCGCACCCCGGCGGGCGCGCAGAAGAGCGTGCGCGGGCGGGGGCTGGTCAATAAATATCTCAACCCGAAGGGGCTCGGCATTCTCGCCGCGCTCGACGAGGTGGCCGCCGCCAGGGGCGCGACGCCGACGCAGGTGGCGCTGGCCTGGGTCATGGCCCGCCCGAGCGTGACCGCCCCCATCGCCAGCGCCTCGCGGCTCGAACAGCTCGGCGAGCTGATCGCCTCGGCGGCGCTGCACCTCACCGCCGGCGACATCGCCCGGCTGGATCAGGCCAGCGCGTGGAAGGAATAG
- the ade gene encoding adenine deaminase: MTRRSPAQIRRFIEAGRGTAPADLVIKNVRLLDVITGALTRTDIAMVGDRIVGTYDTYSGAREIDGEGLFAAPGFIDTHLHVESSLVTPLEFDRCVLPHGVTTAICDPHEIANVLGAEGIAWFQRCAEHTIMDLRVQLSSCVPATAFETAGAALAAADLAALRGHASGIGLAEFMNFPGVLFADAGCLDKLSLFSDGHIDGHAPLLRGRDLNGYIAAGIRTEHEATSVEEAREKLVKGMTVLIREGSVSKDLHALIPLISADTSAFLAFCTDDRNPLDIAEEGHLDYMIREAIKGGAPLHHVYRVASWSAANAFGLTDRGLIAPGRRADIVLLDDLEACSVRHVISAGRLVTPELFAARAHVPPVGLDSMKAEPVEAADFRIPATSRATRVIGVVPGRIITEDLTFDLAVIDGEKHADLDKDAVKVCVVARHGANRNIGRGFVHGFGMKRGAIASSVGHDSHNITVVGADEADMAVAVNRLIELRGGFAVAEGGQVTAELALPVAGLMADTSFEEVHDALIPLRAAAKALGVVLPEPFLQVAFLPLPVIPHLKITDFGLFDVNAFALIEG; encoded by the coding sequence ATGACACGGCGTAGCCCCGCGCAGATACGGCGTTTCATCGAGGCGGGGCGCGGGACGGCGCCCGCCGACCTCGTCATCAAGAATGTGCGCCTGCTCGACGTCATCACCGGCGCGCTCACACGCACCGACATCGCCATGGTGGGCGACCGCATCGTCGGCACCTACGACACCTATTCCGGGGCGCGCGAGATCGACGGCGAGGGGCTGTTCGCCGCCCCCGGCTTCATCGACACCCATCTGCATGTCGAATCCTCGCTGGTGACGCCGCTGGAATTCGACCGCTGCGTGCTGCCGCACGGCGTCACCACGGCGATTTGCGACCCGCACGAGATCGCCAACGTGCTCGGCGCCGAGGGTATCGCCTGGTTCCAGCGCTGCGCCGAGCACACCATCATGGACCTCAGGGTCCAGCTTTCCTCCTGCGTGCCGGCGACCGCCTTCGAGACCGCCGGCGCGGCGCTCGCCGCCGCCGACCTCGCCGCGCTGCGCGGCCACGCCTCCGGCATCGGCCTCGCCGAGTTCATGAATTTCCCCGGCGTGCTGTTCGCCGACGCGGGCTGCCTCGACAAGCTCTCGCTGTTCTCGGACGGGCACATTGACGGCCACGCGCCGCTGCTGCGCGGGCGCGACCTCAACGGCTACATCGCGGCCGGCATCCGCACCGAGCACGAGGCGACCTCGGTGGAGGAGGCGCGCGAGAAGCTGGTGAAGGGCATGACCGTGCTCATCCGCGAGGGCTCGGTCTCCAAGGACCTGCACGCGCTGATCCCGCTGATTTCGGCCGACACCTCGGCCTTCCTCGCCTTCTGCACCGACGACCGCAACCCGCTCGACATCGCCGAGGAGGGCCATCTCGACTACATGATCCGCGAGGCGATCAAGGGCGGCGCGCCGCTGCACCATGTCTACCGGGTGGCGAGCTGGTCGGCGGCCAACGCCTTCGGGCTGACCGATCGCGGCCTGATCGCCCCGGGCCGGCGCGCCGACATCGTCCTTCTCGACGATCTGGAAGCCTGCTCGGTCCGCCATGTGATCAGCGCCGGAAGGCTGGTGACGCCCGAGCTTTTCGCCGCGCGCGCCCATGTGCCGCCGGTCGGGCTCGATTCGATGAAGGCCGAGCCGGTCGAGGCGGCGGATTTCCGCATTCCGGCCACGTCCCGCGCGACGCGGGTCATCGGCGTGGTGCCGGGGCGCATCATCACCGAGGATCTCACTTTCGACCTCGCGGTCATCGACGGCGAGAAGCACGCCGATCTCGACAAGGACGCGGTGAAGGTCTGCGTCGTCGCCCGCCATGGCGCGAACCGCAATATCGGGCGTGGCTTCGTGCATGGCTTCGGCATGAAGCGCGGCGCCATCGCCTCCTCGGTCGGCCATGACAGCCACAACATCACCGTGGTCGGCGCCGACGAGGCCGACATGGCGGTGGCGGTCAACCGGCTGATCGAGTTGCGCGGCGGCTTCGCGGTGGCGGAGGGCGGGCAGGTGACGGCCGAGTTGGCGCTCCCCGTCGCCGGGCTGATGGCCGACACCTCGTTCGAGGAGGTGCACGACGCGCTGATCCCGCTGCGCGCGGCGGCCAAGGCGCTCGGCGTGGTGCTGCCCGAGCCCTTCCTGCAGGTCGCCTTCCTGCCGCTGCCGGTGATCCCGCATCTGAAGATCACCGATTTCGGCCTGTTCGACGTGAACGCCTTCGCGCTGATCGAGGGGTGA
- a CDS encoding 1-acyl-sn-glycerol-3-phosphate acyltransferase, whose amino-acid sequence MTRLRSTVFLILLVLWTLLLAATIPYYALRRDPPATRRFSRVWAGGVLALLRLVGVSCRTIGEGNRPDGPALYVANHQSTFETIAAARLVPDVAIVLKEELYRIPVFGWFLKRSPMIAIDRAGGGAAMKKMFREGREAVAQGRSLLIFPEGTRQPVDARAPMQRGVLLLYKALGVPVVPVAHNAGLFWLARSFAIRPGTITVSFLPPIPPGLPDNEFMERIGAAIYDERDRLVALAEKET is encoded by the coding sequence ATGACCCGCCTGCGCTCGACCGTCTTCCTCATCCTGCTCGTCCTGTGGACGCTGCTGCTCGCGGCCACCATTCCCTATTACGCGCTACGCCGCGATCCGCCCGCCACGCGGCGCTTCTCGCGCGTCTGGGCCGGCGGCGTGCTGGCGCTGCTGCGCCTTGTCGGCGTGTCCTGCCGCACCATCGGCGAGGGCAACCGGCCGGACGGGCCGGCGCTCTATGTCGCCAACCACCAGTCGACCTTCGAGACCATCGCCGCCGCCAGGCTGGTGCCGGACGTCGCCATCGTGCTGAAGGAAGAGCTGTACCGCATCCCGGTCTTCGGCTGGTTCCTCAAGCGCTCGCCGATGATCGCCATCGACCGGGCCGGCGGCGGCGCGGCGATGAAGAAGATGTTCCGCGAGGGGCGCGAGGCGGTGGCGCAGGGGCGCAGCCTGCTGATCTTCCCCGAGGGCACCCGCCAGCCGGTGGACGCGCGCGCGCCGATGCAGCGCGGCGTGCTGCTGCTCTACAAGGCGCTGGGCGTGCCGGTGGTGCCGGTGGCCCACAATGCCGGCCTGTTCTGGCTGGCGCGCAGCTTCGCGATACGGCCGGGCACCATCACCGTGTCGTTCCTGCCGCCCATCCCGCCCGGCCTGCCGGACAATGAGTTCATGGAGCGGATCGGCGCGGCGATCTATGACGAGCGCGACCGGCTGGTGGCGCTCGCGGAGAAAGAGACATGA
- a CDS encoding NAD(P)/FAD-dependent oxidoreductase encodes MSESDTPGIVIVGAGQGGFQAAASLRESGYAGRLVLVGEEPGLPYQRPPLSKAYMKGDAGIEQIELRPAAFYADHRIELVNARAVALDRAAHRLLLEGGASLPYAHLILATGARNRPLPVPGHDLAGVFYLRTRADADALRGRLEGARRVVVIGAGFIGLEFAAVVRALGHEVTVLEGAGRVLARAVSPEMSAFFAQAHAAMGTHLVLGAGVIGLTGEEGHVTGVETTDGAVHPADFVLVGIGVVPNVELAAEAGLEVANGIVVDAHLATADPSISALGDAVAYPSRFAGGMTRLESVQNAADQARSLAHRLTGRLSPTGEPAPFEAVPWFWSDQADLKLQMVGLAAATDTAVLRGDPASRRFSVFRFRDGVLTAIESVNRPADHMLGRRLLAGTPAITPEQAGDESFELKSLLGR; translated from the coding sequence ATGAGCGAGAGCGATACTCCCGGCATCGTCATCGTCGGGGCGGGGCAGGGCGGCTTTCAGGCCGCCGCCTCGCTGCGCGAATCCGGCTATGCCGGGCGCCTCGTCCTCGTGGGCGAGGAGCCCGGCCTGCCCTATCAGCGCCCGCCGCTGTCCAAGGCCTATATGAAGGGCGACGCCGGCATCGAGCAGATCGAGCTGCGCCCGGCCGCCTTCTACGCCGACCATCGCATCGAGCTGGTGAATGCGCGCGCCGTCGCCCTCGACCGCGCCGCCCACCGGCTGCTGCTGGAGGGAGGGGCGAGCCTGCCCTATGCCCATCTCATCCTCGCCACCGGCGCCCGCAACCGCCCGCTCCCCGTGCCCGGCCACGACCTTGCCGGCGTGTTCTACCTGCGCACGCGGGCGGACGCCGATGCGCTCCGGGGGCGGCTGGAGGGCGCGCGCCGCGTGGTGGTGATCGGCGCCGGCTTCATCGGGCTGGAATTCGCCGCCGTGGTCCGCGCGCTCGGCCATGAGGTGACGGTGCTGGAAGGCGCCGGCCGCGTGCTCGCCCGCGCCGTCTCGCCCGAAATGTCGGCGTTCTTCGCGCAGGCGCACGCCGCCATGGGCACCCATCTCGTGCTCGGCGCCGGGGTGATCGGGCTCACCGGCGAGGAAGGCCATGTCACGGGCGTCGAGACGACGGACGGGGCGGTGCATCCGGCCGACTTCGTGCTGGTCGGCATCGGCGTGGTGCCGAATGTGGAACTCGCCGCCGAAGCCGGGCTGGAAGTGGCGAACGGCATCGTGGTCGACGCGCATCTGGCGACCGCCGACCCCTCCATCTCCGCGCTGGGCGACGCGGTGGCCTATCCCAGCCGCTTCGCCGGGGGAATGACCCGGCTCGAATCGGTGCAGAACGCCGCCGATCAGGCGCGCAGCCTCGCCCACCGCCTCACCGGCAGGTTGTCGCCGACGGGAGAGCCCGCGCCCTTCGAGGCCGTGCCGTGGTTCTGGAGCGACCAGGCCGACCTCAAGCTGCAAATGGTCGGCCTTGCGGCGGCTACCGATACCGCCGTGCTGCGCGGCGACCCCGCCTCGCGGCGCTTTTCGGTGTTCCGCTTCCGCGACGGCGTGCTCACCGCCATCGAGAGCGTCAACCGCCCGGCCGACCACATGCTCGGCCGCCGCCTGCTCGCCGGCACGCCGGCGATCACGCCGGAGCAGGCGGGCGACGAGAGCTTCGAGCTGAAGAGCCTGCTGGGGCGCTGA